Sequence from the Cyprinus carpio isolate SPL01 unplaced genomic scaffold, ASM1834038v1 S000006671, whole genome shotgun sequence genome:
AAGGATAAGTATACACAAAGCGCAACCTTActataaatacaacataaatacCATACCAAATTAAACAAAccttattattgctaacatagcggAGTTCCACAACTACTGATTTTTTCCTCACTCACCCAAAagtatcttgtgtgtgtgtgtgtgtgtgtgtgtgtaggcaggtgatgcagggttgccagtttttcgtaaaaaaaaaaaaaaaaaacgcccaaTTGCTACCAAGACCTAGTCTAACCAGATTCCAAGGGGTCACCAGTAAAAATCGCGTTCCTGGAGCTAAGTAGCCCAACTCCGCGGGAAaaacgcagacttggcaacactaaTTGATGTAAACGAGGAAAAAAGGAAAgcatgtaaaagaggaaagcaggcatttggaccaaagcactgtgaggcaatgGAGGGGGAGAATCAAAATGTTTCCAAGCTTAAAACGCATTTTTGCCccttttgtgtgttgttttactacttacaacgttatttaaactataaaacattgttatttacaatacacagcgtgttttttttatcatattattaggGGGGACAACCCTTATATGGACAACACCCCCCCAAGATTTCCGCCTATGGATTTCACAAACTTTTGTGGCATTAAAACATTCTTGCGGGGATTTGAGAGGCTTTAAATCGCACACGCGCTTTCACTGggacataaacacacatataaagtCTTGCACTGTAGCGCAGCGGCCAGCAGTGAGAAGTATCTGACAATGGCTTCATACACGTTACCGGAGGGATTCAGTGACTTTGACATGTTCGCCTTCGGCTCCGCGCTGCTGGTGGGCGGTGAGTGATgctgatcaatcaatcaatcaatcaatcaatcaatcaatcaatcaatcaatcaatcagttcaTTCATCAGTGCTGGATAGTTCTTCATCGATGAATGTATTGACAAACATAATAACTGCATAATTCAGTCCAGGGTCGCCTGTCGGGAACAGATCAATATGTCTGGCTATCGATTAATGAGCGCTGCTCTTATTGATCTGTAAACACCTGATCTTCTGCTAGTTGATTGTTGGTTCAGAAAACCTGtgcataaatttaaacaaataaaaaaaaaaaaacatagtcaGTAGCGTAGTATAATGTTGGTAAGTGATGGCATCTGATCTGATCACCATGGCACTGATTGGTGCTTCCTTGTTAGTGTGGACTAACAGCATGATATGTTATTTTGTTATGATTGCTCTTTGTATGTGGTGCACAGTATTATGAATTCTGTACAGTctgaatatctaaatattttcttctaGGTCTTCTTGGTTTCTTCCTTAACTTTATCTCGATCATGGCGTTCCTCAGAATCCGGGAGATGCAGACGCCCAATAACTTCTTCGTCTTTAACCTGGCTGTGGCCGATCTGAGCCTCAACATTAACGGTTTAGTGGCTGCTTACGCCAGTTACCTGAGGTGAGACTGACCTAAACTATAGGATGAATCCAGAACCGAATCTTTACCAATTTAACACTTGCTTCTGAAATTTAGAAAATTACATCTTCATAAATCATGTTGAAAggtataacacaaataaataaaaattaatatttacgaTGACTATATCTCACATAGCTTATTGGTGTTATTGCAGACCAGGAATATCACTTGAAACAAAAGTTTACGCAGAAATATAACCGCTAGACACAGAAGAACAcagttttaatatgaaaatgagaaatatcaaatgtatgtgtgtgtaaatattcaaacacctgtgtgtctgtgtttttctgaACTCTGGAAGTATTGGCCGTTTGGGTCGGAGGGGTGCCAGATTCACGCTTTTCAGGGAATGGTTTCGATTCTCGCCGCCATCAGTTTTCTGGCTGCCATTGCTTGGGATAGATATCATCAGTACTGTACCATTTATCATAAACGCATAACATCTGCCACATTATCAATTTTAATACAGCTTTCCTGCACTGTCTCATCTGACCGGCTGTAAATCGATGAGTTTGTTTCCAGAGCAGAAGATGTTCTGGAGCACGTCTGTGACCATCAGCACCATCATCTGGATCCTGGCCGTGTTCTGGGCAGCTCTGCCACTGCCGGCCATTGGCTGGGGCGTCTTTGACTTTGAGCCGATGAAAACATGCTGTACACTCGACTACACACAAGGAGACCGGTACGTCCATCTCACACACGAGAATCAAAGATACAAACAGACTTCACTctagtttctttgttttgttaatCACACAACTCAAATCAAAACACAATAACCCTACCTTAAAAACTGCTGCACGTTACTAATCAGAAATCACACAGGTTTGCCCTGCCTGGAAATGACTACTgatcattttgaatatcagtgcTAATGTGAATTGCATGAAAGAGTAATACGTTGTTTTCTTCTCTGCTGTCTTCTTCAGGAATTACATCACCTACATGCTGTCCATCACTGTACTGTATTTAGCGTTCCCTGTTATGGTTTTGCAGTCCTCCTACAATGCCATCTATGCTTATTTCAAAAAGACGCACCACTTTAAGGTACTCACACACTCCTTAGTCAGCATACACTCCAGTAAGATACACAATGTAACAAACGTTCGTAGATCaggaaggaggaggcgggaaccggtgaACATTTGAACATAATCTAAtagcaaaataaacacaaatctgaAAATGgcgtgacagcccctcacggatgaCTGCCGCGCACAGACAGagccaaaacaacataaatagtccaggcctgatcctctctcgtccttcactgtcatcactcctccgtgggactcgagacgaTCACTCATCATCATTCACTCCACCGGCTCTCGGCTCCGCCCCCACAGCTCTCGGCTCCGCCTCACTCCTCACACACAACATATCTTCATTTGTAGGAACTTTATTTTTACTTGTGTGATTTCACTTTGCACTATctttataataaacttttttttaaacattttaaattcatttggtATTTATGTGtacaatttatcattttaagtaaTGGCTGTTCCCTATGATGTTGTCATTTTCAGTTATCAGTTTTTATGACCAAAGTATAATCAGTGACCAAAGACGCATTTTGTGCAGCAAAATCAACTAAACCAAATTTAGTTTATGCTTCATGCTCTATGGGCTGTAATGAGGCTGTTTTACTCTGTCCTTTACGGATGGATGAGCCACATGAAACCTGCTGATGCTCAGCATTCTGTGTGCTTAAAGATCCAGTTCTTGCATTAAAAGTAACGCAAGTGTCAGATTTCTGGTCTAGTTTAGATAAAAGCATGACTAGAGCAGACAGTgaatggcgtgtgtgtgtgtgttggtgttttgtGTCAGAGCTTCTCCTCTCTGTCCTGCAGTTTAACACGGGTTTACCTCTGAAAGCGCTGCTGTTCTGCTGGGGTCCGTATGTTCTGATGTGCACATACGCCTGCTTCGAGAACATTAACCTCGTTTCACCAAAGCTCAGAATGGTAAGATAACAGTCAAACACTGGTGATCTTCAAAATCTTTTAATTAGCTTGAAAAATCATTGTGTGTAATTCAGACATCTCAGTGTTGATGATGGTCGTCTGATCCTCTAGGTCCTCCCGGTGCTGGCCAAGACGTCTCCGATCTTCCACGCCGTCCTGTATGCGTTCGGGAATGAGTTCTACCGTGCAGGAGTCTGGCAGTTCCTCACTGGGCAGAAATCTGGAGACAAAAAGAAATAGTGAAAGAGCTTCAGCCATGTAATGTTGTATTCAAATGAGTCTGCAAGAGTTTACACGTGATTTGACTGTAATTCACTGTATATGTCAAATCAGTGCCTAAAACATTTGAGATATTTGTCCAGAGTTTCATTTAATGATTCATTGAAGACTGACAGATGAAGCCTTATTTCAGTGTCCTGGAGTGTGAGAGATGACTTACACAGTTCCTTCAGGACACTGTTGACCAATgcatcagaatccagtattcatgTGTAAATCAATGATGTAAGAggattttatatacatacatacatatagataaatatatatagatagatagaaagatatatagaatttttttcaaacacaaacaaaaaaaaaacaaaaacataacaaaaaactaaaaataaaaaaaaaacatttaaaaaaatggggcAGTTAGCAAAGTAAGAATAAGCAGACTTATCCTaggccactgaaaaggaaaagaaaaattagATACTCAAAAATTAAGTAGATAACCACACTAAACACATAGTGGTAGTACAATACAAGTTCAAAATCTTGGGGTACATGAATAGGAAAACTCTTCATCAGGATAATTGACAAATCTATCCCAAGATCACTGATATAAGGCTTCCAGACATTATAAAACTGACCCGGCTGACCATTgactaaacatattaaatattccAGTGGGATTAGTTCCAATAAATTTTGTGCCATCCACATAAAGTTGGAGTCTTATCACTTATCCATCTCAATGTTTATCCTGGCTTCAAATGTGAGAAGATTGTAAAGTCTCttttcatttgataaaatcaAAGGTTTATCCAGCAAACCAAGGATCAACAATAGAGGATCCATAACCAACTCCTTATCAAAGATATTACTCATTTCAGATATAATCTTGGCCCAGTATATTTGTGACTGACTACGTGACCAAGACAGAGTGCCAACTTGTGTTTTGCACTTGAAGCATAGCGGTGAAATGGTATTGTTAAATGCATTTCTACGGTTTGGTGAAATATGCATTCTGTGTAGAATTTTAAATTGTATCGCCTTGACACGGTTACATAAGGATTTGGCTTATTTCCAAATATTACCCCTTTCCTCCTCACTTATAGAGATAGAAAGTTCCCTCTCCCAAGCAAGTCTAGTATTCAAAAC
This genomic interval carries:
- the LOC109073721 gene encoding RPE-retinal G protein-coupled receptor-like isoform X2; its protein translation is MAFLRIREMQTPNNFFVFNLAVADLSLNINGLVAAYASYLRYWPFGSEGCQIHAFQGMVSILAAISFLAAIAWDRYHQYCTKQKMFWSTSVTISTIIWILAVFWAALPLPAIGWGVFDFEPMKTCCTLDYTQGDRNYITYMLSITVLYLAFPVMVLQSSYNAIYAYFKKTHHFKFNTGLPLKALLFCWGPYVLMCTYACFENINLVSPKLRMVLPVLAKTSPIFHAVLYAFGNEFYRAGVWQFLTGQKSGDKKK
- the LOC109073721 gene encoding RPE-retinal G protein-coupled receptor-like isoform X3; translated protein: MQTPNNFFVFNLAVADLSLNINGLVAAYASYLRYWPFGSEGCQIHAFQGMVSILAAISFLAAIAWDRYHQYCTKQKMFWSTSVTISTIIWILAVFWAALPLPAIGWGVFDFEPMKTCCTLDYTQGDRNYITYMLSITVLYLAFPVMVLQSSYNAIYAYFKKTHHFKFNTGLPLKALLFCWGPYVLMCTYACFENINLVSPKLRMVLPVLAKTSPIFHAVLYAFGNEFYRAGVWQFLTGQKSGDKKK
- the LOC109073721 gene encoding RPE-retinal G protein-coupled receptor-like isoform X1, producing the protein MASYTLPEGFSDFDMFAFGSALLVGGLLGFFLNFISIMAFLRIREMQTPNNFFVFNLAVADLSLNINGLVAAYASYLRYWPFGSEGCQIHAFQGMVSILAAISFLAAIAWDRYHQYCTKQKMFWSTSVTISTIIWILAVFWAALPLPAIGWGVFDFEPMKTCCTLDYTQGDRNYITYMLSITVLYLAFPVMVLQSSYNAIYAYFKKTHHFKFNTGLPLKALLFCWGPYVLMCTYACFENINLVSPKLRMVLPVLAKTSPIFHAVLYAFGNEFYRAGVWQFLTGQKSGDKKK